Proteins encoded within one genomic window of Mya arenaria isolate MELC-2E11 chromosome 13, ASM2691426v1:
- the LOC128215125 gene encoding carbohydrate sulfotransferase 1-like, giving the protein MRTGSSLTGEILQQLPGAFYVFEPLRTLYETNSRLPGKYKVADVHVETLRGWLTCDFSRIYLKSFDDFTFLALGKQTKHLNECRRRRPVGMAPKDVFLQCVEDLRQRCLNSSVRVVKTIRTPMSMALKLSKVVDNLKVIHLVRDPRSVAVSKRIACGALDLLSCADQYCQQVTQDSKIKLDFPKNSLLDVKYEDIASRPLTTVRRMFSFLGRTLPVAVAEFAVAVTVGGNRSECEVCRQVWQIGDRSDSSLDHIDSWKRVIRPAFVSKLQHVCNHMMDMHGYRIIQYPNNASSVT; this is encoded by the exons ATGCGGACCGGATCGTCCCTCACCGGGGAGATACTCCAGCAACTTCCGGGCGCGTTTTACGTATTCGAGCCTCTCCGTACTCTGTACGAAACAAACAG CAGATTGCCCGGAAAGTACAAGGTGGCGGACGTGCACGTGGAGACGCTTAGGGGCTGGCTTACGTGCGATTTCTCCCGGATATACTTGAAATCTTTCGACGATTTCACCTTCCTTGCTCTCGGCAAGCAAACAAAACATCTCAATGAATGTCGGCGGCGCAGGCCCGTGGGAATGGCTCCAAAAGACGTGTTCCTTCAGTGTGTAGAGGATCTCAGACAGCGGTGCCTTAACTCGAGTGTTCGTGTTGTAAAAACCATCCGGACCCCCATGTCCATGGCACTAAAGCTGTCCAAGGTCGTTGATAATCTGAAGGTGATTCACCTTGTTCGAGATCCGAGATCTGTTGCAGTGTCAAAGAGAATTGCATGTGGGGCCTTAGATTTGTTAAGCTGTGCCGATCAATACTGTCAACAGGTAACGCAAGATAGTAAAATCAAGCTTGATTTTCCAAAGAATTCTCTACTCGACGTGAAATATGAGGACATAGCCAGCCGGCCACTCACGACCGTAAGGCGTATGTTCTCATTCCTTGGGCGGACACTTCCGGTGGCGGTGGCGGAGTTCGCGGTTGCGGTGACTGTTGGTGGCAACCGGAGCGAATGTGAAGTCTGTCGGCAGGTGTGGCAGATTGGAGATCGCTCTGATAGCTCACTGGACCACATTGACTCGTGGAAACGGGTCATCAGACCCGCATTTGTATCAAAACTGCAACATGTTTGCAACCACATGATGGACATGCATGGCTATAGAATTATACAGTATCCGAATAATGCATCTTCTGTGACTTGA